The following are from one region of the Simiduia agarivorans SA1 = DSM 21679 genome:
- a CDS encoding anhydro-N-acetylmuramic acid kinase, which translates to MDGLYLGLMSGTSADGIDAALVQFTNHRYELVASRHQPFSDSLRTRIHAIADAHQWRPAELGELDVILGQAFASAALALLDTACIKRQQVIAIGSHGQTIRHQPPAPGLTPFTTQIGDANTIAEQTGIDTIADFRRRDMAAGGQGAPLAPGFHQWAWGRRQDSFAVVNLGGISNLTWLASSGQQAEGFDCGPANTLMDAWCQRHLNRAFDKNGEWAASGRIDDALLRALQAHPFLRQTGPRSTGREAFNLAWLDQVLQQLPPLAPADVQASLCEFTALCITQPLQARPASQLYCCGGGAYNTHLLNRLQSRLPAWQVMSTAALGLAPEWVEASAFAWLAYQFIRQQPGNLPAVTGATAPRVLGARFPSI; encoded by the coding sequence ATGGACGGGCTTTATCTGGGCCTGATGTCCGGCACCAGCGCGGATGGCATTGACGCCGCGCTGGTGCAATTCACAAACCACCGCTATGAACTGGTTGCCAGTCGCCACCAACCTTTCTCGGATAGCTTGCGCACACGGATCCACGCAATCGCCGACGCACATCAATGGCGGCCGGCCGAGCTGGGCGAACTGGACGTCATACTGGGCCAGGCGTTTGCCTCTGCCGCACTGGCACTGCTCGACACTGCCTGCATCAAACGCCAGCAAGTTATCGCCATTGGCAGTCACGGCCAGACGATCCGGCATCAACCTCCGGCGCCCGGACTCACCCCCTTCACCACGCAAATTGGCGATGCGAACACCATTGCCGAACAGACCGGCATAGACACCATTGCCGACTTCCGGCGCCGCGACATGGCCGCCGGTGGACAGGGCGCGCCACTGGCGCCCGGCTTTCACCAGTGGGCCTGGGGGCGACGTCAGGACAGCTTCGCGGTAGTTAATCTGGGTGGCATCAGCAATCTCACCTGGCTGGCGAGCAGCGGCCAGCAAGCCGAAGGGTTTGACTGCGGTCCCGCGAACACGCTGATGGATGCCTGGTGCCAACGGCACCTGAATCGGGCCTTCGACAAAAACGGCGAGTGGGCCGCTTCAGGCCGGATCGATGATGCGCTGTTGCGGGCGCTACAAGCGCACCCATTCCTCAGGCAAACCGGGCCACGCAGCACTGGCCGCGAAGCGTTTAACCTCGCTTGGCTGGATCAGGTCCTGCAACAGTTGCCGCCCCTGGCACCGGCCGATGTACAGGCCAGCCTGTGTGAGTTCACCGCCCTTTGCATCACCCAGCCTTTACAGGCACGACCTGCCAGCCAGCTCTACTGCTGCGGAGGCGGCGCCTACAACACGCATCTGTTAAACCGACTACAAAGCCGGTTGCCCGCCTGGCAGGTAATGAGCACAGCCGCCCTGGGGCTTGCCCCCGAATGGGTCGAGGCCAGTGCGTTTGCCTGGCTCGCTTACCAGTTCATCCGCCAGCAACCGGGGAATCTGCCCGCGGTTACGGGCGCAACGGCGCCGAGAGTTCTGGGCGCGCGCTTCCCCTCGATTTGA
- the erpA gene encoding iron-sulfur cluster insertion protein ErpA codes for MSTPEVFIPQALNVTAQAAAKVHSLIEEEGNPELKLRVYVTGGGCSGFQYGFAFEEQLAEDDTIVEKDGIKVVVDAMSYPYLVGSQVDYEEGLQGSRFVVQNPNATSTCGCGASFSV; via the coding sequence ATGTCCACCCCTGAAGTATTCATTCCCCAGGCTTTGAATGTCACCGCCCAGGCGGCAGCCAAGGTGCATAGCCTCATCGAGGAAGAGGGTAACCCCGAGCTGAAGCTGCGGGTCTACGTAACGGGCGGCGGCTGTTCCGGTTTCCAATACGGGTTTGCGTTTGAAGAACAGCTTGCCGAAGACGACACCATTGTGGAGAAAGACGGTATTAAGGTGGTCGTCGATGCCATGAGCTATCCCTATCTGGTGGGATCGCAAGTGGATTATGAGGAAGGTCTGCAGGGTTCCCGTTTTGTAGTCCAGAACCCCAATGCCACCAGCACTTGCGGCTGTGGCGCCAGTTTTTCAGTCTGA
- a CDS encoding OapA family protein, whose translation MEPTEKQRKNNKAQEASPRFPKGHLITAGALCALLPLLFVVIPTEDAAATRHTTYELPLDLSETSPAAPEAPDSDPATVAIAEPAPVPERNWHEFTIKNGDNLSLLFQRAGLSDRDMYEVIANKDAKDSLRRIYPGQTLAFKMDADGKLAALRYDTSKLSHQIFTKTDAGFDAQQIDRTPDIITAFRHAEINSSLFLAGQQAGMEPALIMELANIFGWDVDFALDIREGDSFSLVYEERFLDGEKLDNGNILAAEFVNQGKKFRAVRYENEAGIAHYFTPTGDSMRKEFLRTPVDFARISSHFNLRRKHPVLHSIRAHKGTDYAASTGTPIRATGDGKVIHAGRKGGYGNTVIIQHGQTYRTLYAHMSKYARGVKTGSRVKQGQIIGYVGSTGLATGPHLHYEFYVNGAVRNPVTVPLPKANAIAKSEMNRFLAQTTTALAALENYQKTTQLALAD comes from the coding sequence ATGGAACCTACTGAAAAACAAAGAAAAAATAATAAGGCACAAGAAGCGAGCCCACGCTTCCCGAAAGGCCATCTGATCACAGCCGGCGCCCTGTGCGCTTTGTTGCCGCTGCTGTTTGTGGTCATACCCACAGAGGATGCCGCCGCCACTCGCCACACGACCTATGAACTACCTTTGGACCTGTCCGAAACGTCGCCAGCCGCACCGGAAGCCCCCGACAGCGATCCCGCTACTGTGGCCATTGCGGAACCGGCCCCCGTGCCGGAGCGCAACTGGCATGAGTTCACTATCAAAAATGGTGACAACCTTTCGCTGCTGTTTCAGCGCGCCGGATTGTCGGACCGCGACATGTACGAAGTGATCGCTAACAAGGATGCAAAAGACAGCTTGCGCCGCATCTACCCGGGTCAGACCCTGGCATTCAAGATGGATGCAGACGGCAAGCTCGCGGCCCTGCGCTATGACACCAGCAAGTTGAGCCACCAGATATTCACCAAAACCGACGCCGGTTTTGACGCCCAACAAATCGATCGCACGCCCGACATTATCACCGCCTTCCGCCACGCTGAAATCAACAGCTCACTGTTTCTGGCAGGCCAACAGGCCGGCATGGAACCGGCACTGATTATGGAGCTGGCCAACATCTTCGGCTGGGACGTGGACTTCGCACTGGATATCCGCGAAGGCGACAGCTTCAGCCTGGTGTATGAAGAGCGCTTCCTCGATGGCGAAAAGCTCGACAACGGCAATATTCTGGCTGCCGAATTCGTCAATCAGGGCAAGAAATTCCGCGCTGTGCGCTACGAAAATGAAGCCGGGATCGCGCATTATTTCACTCCCACAGGCGACAGCATGCGCAAGGAGTTTTTGCGCACGCCAGTGGATTTTGCCCGCATCAGTTCACACTTCAATCTGCGCCGCAAACACCCGGTATTGCACTCGATCCGCGCGCACAAAGGCACCGACTATGCCGCCTCGACCGGCACACCCATCCGCGCGACCGGCGATGGCAAGGTCATCCATGCCGGACGCAAAGGTGGTTACGGCAATACCGTCATTATTCAACACGGCCAGACCTACCGCACGCTCTACGCCCACATGAGCAAATATGCCCGTGGGGTGAAAACCGGCAGCCGGGTTAAGCAGGGGCAGATCATCGGCTACGTGGGCTCAACCGGCCTGGCCACCGGCCCGCATCTGCATTATGAGTTTTATGTGAATGGCGCCGTGCGCAACCCCGTCACTGTGCCGCTGCCCAAAGCCAATGCCATCGCTAAATCCGAAATGAACCGGTTCCTGGCGCAGACCACCACCGCGTTGGCCGCACTGGAAAATTACCAGAAGACGACCCAACTCGCCCTGGCCGACTGA